The genomic DNA TTTATTTAGACGGCAATTGTTTGCAGCGACACAAGGCGTAGCCTTCTTTTACGGATTCGTCTTCATCTCTGCCAGTGTCTTTATTCCAATCTTTGTCCAAGGTGTATTTGGTGGCAGTGCGACCAACTCGGGTCTGATTTTGATGCCGATGCTGATTGCATCCGTCGTCTCGGCCCAACTTGGTGGAAGATTACCGAATAAATACGGATTCCGGAATGTTATGCTCGTTTCGGCAGTCTTCTTCTTGTTAGGGGTCTATCTGTTAAGCACGATGTCCCTTGAAACATCGAGAACAGCCATCACGATTTACATGATTATTTTAGGTTTTGGTGTCGGATTCAGCTTCTCTTTACTCAACTTGGCAAGTATCAACGGGATTGAGATGCAGCGTCGGGGAGCCGCTACTTCGATGGGATCAACGTTCCGAACGATTGGGATGACGCTCGGCGTAACAGTTCTTGGAATTGTTCAATCACGGACGTTTTCATCGACAATCAGTGAACAGTTGCCGGGTGGCAATGCACCGGATGGCGGACAATTCCCGACGGCTTCAGCCCTTGCGAAGATGCCGCCGGAAGTAGCGAATGCCATCAAGTCATCACTTGCGGAATCGATTTCGTCGGTCTATTTGTGGGCCTTGATTCCAGCAGTGCTCGGCGTTATCTTTGTCTTCTTGATGGGGAATGAACGACCAACCTTAAAAGAAGGACAAGGCGAACGACCGAAAACAAAGCAAGCATAAAAAGAAGATCAACGAACAAAATTTGACTCAAAAGAAATCATTTGGATATGCACTCGCTTTCCTCAGGCGAGACACAAGCCAGTTTTCCTGCCCCGTTTGGACAGGAAAGCGGGTCTTGTTTGTCTCTGACAGCGCAGTTTACATCTGCGCTTTTTCCTGTAGGAGTCTCGTGCATCAAAAGATTTCTTTAAAGCAAAAACAGAGGGACGGATTTTAAAATCCGTCCCTTATTTGTGTTGCACAATACTAGAGAGAAGCAGTAACTTCTTTTGACGCGACAAAAAAACACGTCCCGAGATGGGACGTGTCCGAAACACCTTATTTTTTGATATCGAATGTCGTGCTGAGGAAGTTGACGACGTCTTCCGCTGTATCCATATCGAGTACTTCTTCGACGATTGCTTCACACTCTGCTTTGTTCAAGCGCGTCATTAAGCTGCGTGCGCGAAGGACAGAAGAAGCGGACATCGAGAATTCGTCGAGTCCGAGTCCGAGAAGGATTGGAAGCGCGAGTTCTTCTCCAGCCATCTCACCACACATGCCGACCCATTTGCCTGCTTTATGTGCTTCTGTGATGACGTTGTTTAAGAGGTTCAAGATTGCCGGGTTGAACGGTTGGTAGAGATATGAAACTTTCTCATTCATCCGGTCAGCTGCCATCGTGTATTGAATCAAGTCGTTTGTTCCGACTGAGAAGAAGTCGACTTCTTTCGCGAATTGTTTCGCCATGACAGCTGTTGATGGAATCTCGACCATCATACCAACTTCGATGTCTTCAGAAACCGTCACGCCTTCTGCTTGAAGATTCGCTTTTTCTTCGAGGAGAAGTGCTTTTGCTGCACGGAATTCTTCAAGTGTCGCAATCATCGGGAACATGACAGCGAGTTTTCCGTACGCACTTGCCCGGAGAAGGGCGCGGAGCTGTGTCCGGAAGAGATCTGTTTGGTCCAGGCAAAGACGGATCGCACGGTACCCGAGGAACGGGTTCATCTCATGCGGGAGATCGAGGTAAGACAATTCTTTGTCGCCGCCGATATCAAGTGTCCGGATGACAACTTTTTTATCGCCCATCGATTCGAGAACCGTTTTGTATGCCGTGAACTGCTCGTCTTCTGTCGGGAACGTTTCAGCGTCCATGTAGAGGAACTCTGTCCGGTATAATCCGACTGCTTCCGCACCGTTTTCGAGAACACCTTTTACATCGTTTGGTGTTCCGATGTTCGCTGCGAGCTCGACGTGATGACCGTCCGCTGTGACTGTTTTTTCGTTTTTAAGTTTTTTCCATTCTTCTTTTTGAGCGATATACGCTGAACGTTTTTCTTCATATTCTGCGATTTGGTCGCTTGAAGGGTTGACGATGACGTCACCTTCCGTACCGTCAAGAATCAAGAAATCACCGTGTTTGACTTCCGTCAAGACGACTTTTGTTCCGACGACAGCCGGAATTTCAAGAGAACGGGACATGATCGCCGAGTGCGAAGTCCGTCCACCGATGTTCGTAGCAAATCCTTTTGCATACTTCCGGTTAAGTTGTGCTGTATCTGAAGGTGTTAAGTCTTCTGCAATGATGATGACTTCTTCATTGATCTGAGCTGGTGTAACGAACGTGATACCGAGCAAGTGGGCCATCGTCCGTTTCGTGACGTCACGGACATCGGCTGCACGCTCACGCATGTATTCGTTGTCCATTGACTCAAAAATCATGACCATCATCTGTGACACTTCATCAAGTGCTTGAGCGGCATTGGTTTTCTCATCGTCGATTTTCGCGTTGACCTGACTCACGATTTCCGGGTCTTCCAAGATCAAGAGGTGAGCTGAGAAGATTTCCGCTTTGTCTGCACCGAGTTCTTTTAATGTGTTTTCACGGATGATTTCAAGTTCACCCTTCGACTTAACGATAGCGGCCTGGAAACGTTCCTTTTCAGCTGCCGAGTCCTCGATTTTATTCGTCGGAATGTCAAAGACAGGTGTTTCCATTACGAATGCCTTTGCAATCGCAATCCCTGCAGAAGCGCCAATTCCTTTGATGTGCTGTGCCATGTGCATTACCCTCTTTTCAGTAAGTTTTTTCGCCGCAGCGACGTCATTTCTTTGCTATCTATAGATACCCATAAACGCATCTCTCTTAACGGGTCGCTTGCGGACTCTCCCTTTGAATGAAAACGTAGACATTTCTGTCGTTGCCAAATGACCGTTTGCTAGAAGTGCCTGTCCTTTTCACCTGTTTAATCCTATCACATTGTGAAACGGGCAACAATTGTTTGAAACGCTCCAAATCGACAAATTAAAGAACGTCTTTTTTGAGAGCGGTTTCATTTGTCCTGAAGGCTATTAGTTGGAAAATCAGATCAAACGCTTCATACTAATACGTATCACTAAAGGGGGATTTGAATATGCGATGGAATCAAGTAGATCCACAAGCTCATGTCGAAGTACTCGTTGTCGGTATTTCAGGAAACCAACCGGTCGAAGAACGGATCCGGTCACTTTATCCGGATCGTTTGGATGAATGGGTACGCCGAGGGGATATCTCAACGAAACAAGGAGAACTCCGCTTGTTGCCAACGCTGACGGGAACTGTGGAACGTGTGTTGTTCGTCGGTCTCGGGAAAGCCGAAGGACTTACGACGGACAGCCTTCGCCGACTATTCGGAAAAGCGGCTCAGTTCTTGAAAGCACGCCAGTTATCCAAAGTGACGATTGATGCAACGACTTTCCCAGGTCAACCGGTCGAACTGATTGCTGAGACGTTTGGCTTAGCTACATATGAAGTCAAACATTATAAAACAAATACCCACGCAACGTATGACCTGGATTTAACGATCTGGTCAGAGGCAGGAGATCAGGATGTTGTACGTGGGGAAGCACTTGCGCAAGCGACTAATCTCGCACGACGTCTCGTCACGATGCCGGGGAACTTGTTGACGGCACCTGCTTTGGCGGATGAAGCCCGCTTTATTGCCGAACGTCACGGACATGATTTAAAAATTCTTGAAAAAACAGATATGGAAGCGCTTGGAATGGGTGCATTGCTCGCCGTCAATCAAGGGTCGACGATTCCACCGAAGCTGATTGTCCTTGAATACAAAGGAGCAGGCGATGATGTCCCGATTGCAGTCGTCGGAAAAGGGGTCACCTTCGATACAGGCGGTTACTCGATCAAACCAAAAGACGGGATCGTTGGGATGAAAGGCGATATGGGAGGAGCAGCAGCGGTTCTCGGATTGTTTGAAGCGCTCGGTCAACTTAAACCGAATGTAAACGTCTTGGGAGTCATTCCGGCGACGGATAACATGATTTCCGGTGACGCGTTCAAACCGGATGATGTCATCACGTCGATGGCAGGAAAAACGATCGAGATCCTGAACACGGATGCGGAAGGACGACTTGTCCTGGCAGACGCTGTCACCTATGCCAAAGAATATAAACCGAAGATGATCATCGATCTTGCGACGCTGACAGGCGGCGTGTTGGTGGCACTCGGAACAGAAATCACCGGGGCATTGACGAACGATGCCGCATTGTACGAACGGTTCGAAGCCGTGACGCAAGAAACAAACGAGATGGTCTGGCAGATGCCGTACGTCGATCAGTTCATCAAGCAGGTCCGACGCTCCGATGTCGCAGATTTAAACAACTCACCGGGACGAATGGGACATATGATTTTCGGTGGTGCCTTCGTCGGTGAATTTGTCGGTGAGACGCCATGGCTCCACCTCGATATCGCCGGAACGTCCGAACAAAAAGCCGCGACGGAGCTTGGTCCAAAAGGGGCGACCGGTGTCATGGTCCGCAGTCTGTATCATTTCGTCGAACGCGAAAAATGATACGTGTCAACAGTGTTCTCATTTTAGTGACCATCATCGGTATCATCTGGTACCTGGATTCACGGGAACAGATTCCTTTGGCGGTAGCGACTTTTTTCGGCGTCTTTACGACGTTATCGCTCCTCAAGAGTCTGCGGGAGAAGTCCAATGGACGTCACCGGAATTGATGCGGCGAAAGCCGGATGGGTGGCTGTATCGATTCGAGACGGTCAGTTTTCCTGGACGGTCGCTTCTTCACTCGACGAAATCGAATGTGGAACCCGGACCTATATCGATATGCCGATTGGACTGGAAGAAGACAAACGCCGGGTGGTCGATCAGTTGTTACGGGAAGAATTGAAGCCCGGCCGAACGAGCAGTGTCTTTAATGCCCCGTTGCGTGAAGCACTGGAGCAAGCCGGTTATCCGGAAGCAAACGATTATTCGAAGCAACAGGCAGGATTTGGTCTATCGAAACAGGCATGGTATTTGTTACCGAAAATCCAGCAGGTGCGGACCTGTTATCGACCGGGCATGATGGAATCTCATCCGGAAGTCTGTTTTGCCCGCCTGACCGGTCATCCGGCACGTCACAGTAAACGGACGGTCGAGGGAGTGGCGGAACGGATCGTATTGTTGCAACGGTACAACTGTCCGGCTTACTGGGAGCTGACTGTCCGCGGTGTCGCGACAGACGACTGGATTGATGCCTGTCTGCTTGCAGTTGCCGCGACGTTACCAGCAGTCTATATGCCGGCTGATCGACCAGTCGATGCGGCCGGATTTCCGTTATATGCAGCACTACCTAAAAAAATCACCTTCACCGAAATGGTGTAGGTGATCCTTTGATAAAGTCCCAAAGATAATGAAAAATGCGGGCGTTGTGTAACGCTTTGATGATGACCGCAATCAATGGACCTAAAATCAATCCAAAGACGCCGAACACCTGAATCCCGACAAATAAGGCGATCAAGGCAGTGATGGGTTGAATACCGATATTATCGCCGACGATTTTAGGTTCCATGATATTACGTTGTAAGATGACAACCCCGTACAGGATGGCGAGACCGATAGCGAGTCCTGTATTTCCCGTAATGATGGAATAGGCGATCCAAGGCAAAAAGACGGAGCCGGTTCCAAGGTAGGGCAAGATATCAAAAAATGCCGCGATGAACGCGATGGCAAACGGATGCTCGACCCCGATGATCAACAGTCCGATCAGGACGATGAAAAAGGTAATTGTAATCAACGTCAGTTGCGCTTTGATGTAACCGAATAAAGCGGACCGGAGACTTGTGACGACCGATTCGGCACGGGCGAACCACGGCAACATTTCGTATTGCTTCAACCGGATTTCATACTTGTGCCAGTCTTTTGAGATGAAGAACCAGGCGAGCAAGACGATGACTAAAATCAATGCGATGGAGGGTAATGTCGCTAAAATCGTCTGCAACATCCCGGCGACACTTTTCGAACCCTCACCAATCGCACTGGCAAGCGAACTGCCGAGGGACTGGATACTGTTTTGGACGGTGTTTTGCTGTGACGGTTCAAGCGAGCGAAGGGCTTCCGACGCATCATTCCAAATCGGTGCCAGTTTTTCGTTGTAGAGCTTTTGAAAATAAAGACTCAGCTCCTGGATTTGTGCCGGTAGTTGGTTAGCGACAAAAACAAGTCCACGAATCAACTGCATGATGATTAAAACGAGTGAGCCGATTAACAAACCGCTCATTAAAATGATGGATAGCAGAGCACCCCAACCGCGGTTGATCCGAAGTCGTTTTTGAAAAAAGTCGACGAGTGGTCGACTGAATAAAGCCAGTAAAAAAGCAAAGACGAACGGGTACATGAAAGAAGACAAGCGAACGATCAGCCAACCGGTGAAAAAGATGGCAAGGATGACGCCAATGAAACGAGCTAACTGCCACAAACGTTCAGTCGACATAAGCAACACCTCTTACTATGTATGGAATGTCATCATCATATCATGTTTGTCAGACGAACGTATCATTCAAAAGGGGAGGAATTCAGATGAAACGAAAAGAAATGGGATTACTCGTATCGCTCGCCGTTGCGAGTGGACTCGCTGTCCGGGAATGGCGGAAGAACCAACAGTTCACGAAACGATTTAAGGAACAATCGGAAGACCGGCTTGTGAAGGGAATGGCGGAGGTGCAGGACGATGCAGGAGATGATTCTTCTTCAACAAAAGGTTGATGAAACGATTCAATCGCTTGGAGGATACTTTCGCCCGTTATCGGGATTAGCCCGCCTGATTGAGGAAGTCGGTGAAGTGGGAGAGGCGCTCGAAACCGGAGATGAGTCGGCGTTTCAAGCGGAACTGGTCGATGTCCTGATGATTTCGACTTGCCTTGCAAATCAATACGTGACGGATTTGGCACATCAGCATCAACAGCTCGAGACGATGGAAGACAAGGTGCAAGGTTCTTTTTACTGCCTTGTTCATGAAGCAGGGCAGGTCGCCCGTGTCATGAACGGATATGAAGGTGACAAGCCGCCGAAAAAGACGGAAGACGTCATTCCGGTCGGGACGTCGCTCGCCCGTCTCCAGCGTGAACTGTTTCGATTGGCCCGTCCACTCGGAATCAACCTCCTGGAAGAAATCGATCGCACAAACGAGAAGAACCTGAATCGTGACCGTAAACGATTTGCTTTGACAC from Exiguobacterium sibiricum 7-3 includes the following:
- the ptsP gene encoding phosphoenolpyruvate--protein phosphotransferase yields the protein MAQHIKGIGASAGIAIAKAFVMETPVFDIPTNKIEDSAAEKERFQAAIVKSKGELEIIRENTLKELGADKAEIFSAHLLILEDPEIVSQVNAKIDDEKTNAAQALDEVSQMMVMIFESMDNEYMRERAADVRDVTKRTMAHLLGITFVTPAQINEEVIIIAEDLTPSDTAQLNRKYAKGFATNIGGRTSHSAIMSRSLEIPAVVGTKVVLTEVKHGDFLILDGTEGDVIVNPSSDQIAEYEEKRSAYIAQKEEWKKLKNEKTVTADGHHVELAANIGTPNDVKGVLENGAEAVGLYRTEFLYMDAETFPTEDEQFTAYKTVLESMGDKKVVIRTLDIGGDKELSYLDLPHEMNPFLGYRAIRLCLDQTDLFRTQLRALLRASAYGKLAVMFPMIATLEEFRAAKALLLEEKANLQAEGVTVSEDIEVGMMVEIPSTAVMAKQFAKEVDFFSVGTNDLIQYTMAADRMNEKVSYLYQPFNPAILNLLNNVITEAHKAGKWVGMCGEMAGEELALPILLGLGLDEFSMSASSVLRARSLMTRLNKAECEAIVEEVLDMDTAEDVVNFLSTTFDIKK
- a CDS encoding leucyl aminopeptidase, with protein sequence MRWNQVDPQAHVEVLVVGISGNQPVEERIRSLYPDRLDEWVRRGDISTKQGELRLLPTLTGTVERVLFVGLGKAEGLTTDSLRRLFGKAAQFLKARQLSKVTIDATTFPGQPVELIAETFGLATYEVKHYKTNTHATYDLDLTIWSEAGDQDVVRGEALAQATNLARRLVTMPGNLLTAPALADEARFIAERHGHDLKILEKTDMEALGMGALLAVNQGSTIPPKLIVLEYKGAGDDVPIAVVGKGVTFDTGGYSIKPKDGIVGMKGDMGGAAAVLGLFEALGQLKPNVNVLGVIPATDNMISGDAFKPDDVITSMAGKTIEILNTDAEGRLVLADAVTYAKEYKPKMIIDLATLTGGVLVALGTEITGALTNDAALYERFEAVTQETNEMVWQMPYVDQFIKQVRRSDVADLNNSPGRMGHMIFGGAFVGEFVGETPWLHLDIAGTSEQKAATELGPKGATGVMVRSLYHFVEREK
- a CDS encoding DUF429 domain-containing protein, with the protein product MDVTGIDAAKAGWVAVSIRDGQFSWTVASSLDEIECGTRTYIDMPIGLEEDKRRVVDQLLREELKPGRTSSVFNAPLREALEQAGYPEANDYSKQQAGFGLSKQAWYLLPKIQQVRTCYRPGMMESHPEVCFARLTGHPARHSKRTVEGVAERIVLLQRYNCPAYWELTVRGVATDDWIDACLLAVAATLPAVYMPADRPVDAAGFPLYAALPKKITFTEMV
- the ytvI gene encoding sporulation integral membrane protein YtvI produces the protein MSTERLWQLARFIGVILAIFFTGWLIVRLSSFMYPFVFAFLLALFSRPLVDFFQKRLRINRGWGALLSIILMSGLLIGSLVLIIMQLIRGLVFVANQLPAQIQELSLYFQKLYNEKLAPIWNDASEALRSLEPSQQNTVQNSIQSLGSSLASAIGEGSKSVAGMLQTILATLPSIALILVIVLLAWFFISKDWHKYEIRLKQYEMLPWFARAESVVTSLRSALFGYIKAQLTLITITFFIVLIGLLIIGVEHPFAIAFIAAFFDILPYLGTGSVFLPWIAYSIITGNTGLAIGLAILYGVVILQRNIMEPKIVGDNIGIQPITALIALFVGIQVFGVFGLILGPLIAVIIKALHNARIFHYLWDFIKGSPTPFR
- a CDS encoding MazG nucleotide pyrophosphohydrolase domain-containing protein → MQEMILLQQKVDETIQSLGGYFRPLSGLARLIEEVGEVGEALETGDESAFQAELVDVLMISTCLANQYVTDLAHQHQQLETMEDKVQGSFYCLVHEAGQVARVMNGYEGDKPPKKTEDVIPVGTSLARLQRELFRLARPLGINLLEEIDRTNEKNLNRDRKRFALTRDPVTEATIDHFRSATGNAERLWGAPVHEADLTLEVHIQSALPSLRRFLRCARIEGIAGFVIEAPIERTATLRSVKDQADEIGRMIKEQTPLSFKESPYRIDVYAPQLGPVSPYHAEDDHRMFIVLHVDE